The Candidatus Nanopelagicus abundans genome includes a region encoding these proteins:
- a CDS encoding glycosyltransferase family 87 protein — MLTKLVSRSLIALVLLSSFISFLKFNHCRNNDFTSPDNYIHACYTDIPALFSERGLNTNTFPYLSATNSMEYPPVTGLFAWAISFITPNSSNVLYFDLNILFLIMMYFISALILKALALKYLYLFLASPAVIASLFINWDLIAVASALFTVYFFEKKKYEESAISLGVSIATKFFPIVMLLPIAIIFYRRKQIKQLSRYLFTTAILWLAINLPIAVFYFDGWWRFFKLNIDRGADFGSIWYGLSLLNLDVSNLDLIYPLLSITLFIALAIYLLKLDKIPNLAHITFFALVIFTTFGKVYSPQYVLWLTPFAVIAITNSRQQISFWFWQITEIIYHLAIWQYLALYAGAKYGLPDNGYVIATLLRVVGVCTFTFILMRDLSAKSTAKSSVISR; from the coding sequence TTGCTTACCAAATTGGTAAGTAGATCTTTAATCGCACTGGTTTTATTAAGTTCATTTATTTCATTTTTAAAATTTAATCACTGCCGTAATAACGATTTCACCTCACCAGATAACTACATCCACGCCTGTTATACCGATATTCCGGCCCTTTTTTCCGAGCGAGGGTTAAATACAAATACTTTCCCGTATCTTTCTGCAACAAACTCAATGGAGTATCCACCAGTTACTGGGTTATTTGCCTGGGCAATTAGTTTTATAACACCAAACTCTTCTAACGTATTGTATTTTGATCTAAATATTTTGTTTTTAATCATGATGTATTTCATTTCAGCTTTAATCTTAAAGGCGCTTGCGCTAAAGTATCTTTACTTGTTTTTAGCATCCCCTGCAGTAATCGCAAGTTTATTTATTAACTGGGATTTAATTGCTGTAGCTAGCGCACTTTTCACAGTCTACTTTTTCGAGAAGAAAAAATATGAAGAAAGTGCTATTTCACTCGGTGTATCAATTGCTACCAAGTTTTTTCCAATCGTTATGCTTCTACCGATTGCGATAATTTTTTATAGAAGAAAACAGATTAAACAGCTAAGTAGATATTTATTTACTACCGCCATACTTTGGTTAGCTATTAACTTGCCAATAGCAGTATTTTACTTTGACGGATGGTGGCGGTTCTTTAAGTTAAATATAGACAGAGGAGCTGACTTTGGTTCAATTTGGTATGGCTTATCTTTACTAAATCTTGATGTATCAAATCTAGATCTAATTTACCCACTGCTATCAATTACTTTATTTATCGCACTAGCTATTTATTTGTTAAAGCTAGATAAGATTCCAAACTTAGCTCACATCACTTTTTTTGCATTAGTAATTTTTACAACCTTCGGCAAGGTTTATTCGCCGCAGTATGTCTTATGGCTTACCCCATTTGCTGTAATAGCAATTACTAACAGTAGGCAGCAAATCTCATTTTGGTTTTGGCAGATTACCGAAATTATTTATCACTTAGCTATTTGGCAGTATTTAGCACTTTACGCTGGCGCTAAATACGGCCTACCTGATAACGGTTATGTAATTGCCACACTACTTCGCGTAGTTGGTGTGTGCACCTTTACCTTTATCTTGATGAGAGATTTATCTGCTAAATCCACAGCAAAATCAAGCGTAATTTCGCGCTAA
- a CDS encoding transglycosylase domain-containing protein — protein sequence MNNLLAKLPRLGVLITGFSFVAGVFLFGFAYFTVSIPDPNAYVNSQSTIIQYADGSEIGRIGSENRTVVTLAQIPVQVRNAVMAAEDRGFYSNRAISPTAIIRAVWNNVRGGSLQGGSTITQQYAKTAFLTPERSITRKVKELVIAIKLENQFTKDQIFENYLNTIYFGRGSYGVQTASQVYFGTTVDKLTTAQSAVLASILRSPGLYDPGFKKENLPRLEKRFTYVLDGMVAQGWLEKEKAEKIKFPVINPRVTSGALAGPKGYVISWVERELNALGFSDEQLMVGGYIIKTTLVKEAQEAAVFAVSKEAPVKVPENLHIGLVAIKPGTGEILAMYGGQDYLKYQFNAATQGITSGGSSFKAFSLVAALEQGIPLSSIWNGDSPKVYDDGIGRPYPVNNYGGESWGNLDLLTATEKSVNTIYVPLGMKAGLEKVVDVARRAGIPESVEMVASPSVSLGAASPHVIDLANAYATFAAQGVYAKPFIINEVQGPNKGILYQGRIQAQEVFRKDVMADLTYAFSKVTTSGTAAVVGARVGRPTAGKTGTSNDNASAWFNGYTPEVAASVAFYRDDATQSLNGIGGLTSVTGGSFPARIWAEFVKKYLAKSLIQEFPAPAFIGGTEPVNFINAVPEMDPALIPPSPSPSPKKKK from the coding sequence GTGAATAATCTGCTAGCAAAACTGCCCCGCCTTGGGGTATTAATTACTGGCTTCTCATTTGTTGCTGGCGTATTTTTATTTGGCTTTGCCTATTTCACCGTTTCAATTCCAGATCCAAATGCTTATGTAAATTCTCAGTCCACAATTATTCAATATGCAGATGGCAGTGAGATTGGCCGAATAGGTTCTGAAAATAGAACTGTTGTAACACTTGCTCAGATTCCAGTTCAGGTTAGAAATGCAGTGATGGCAGCGGAGGATCGCGGTTTTTATTCAAACCGAGCAATTAGCCCAACTGCAATTATAAGAGCAGTTTGGAATAACGTAAGAGGTGGTTCACTCCAGGGTGGCTCAACAATTACGCAGCAATATGCGAAAACTGCCTTTTTAACACCAGAGCGCTCAATAACAAGAAAAGTAAAAGAATTAGTAATTGCGATAAAACTCGAGAACCAATTTACTAAAGATCAAATTTTTGAGAACTACTTAAATACTATTTATTTTGGCCGTGGTTCATACGGCGTTCAAACCGCATCCCAGGTTTACTTTGGTACAACCGTAGATAAATTAACCACCGCCCAATCAGCAGTATTAGCGAGTATTTTAAGAAGTCCAGGCCTTTATGATCCTGGATTTAAAAAAGAGAACTTACCAAGGCTTGAAAAAAGATTTACATATGTATTAGATGGAATGGTTGCGCAAGGTTGGCTTGAAAAAGAAAAAGCTGAAAAAATAAAATTTCCAGTAATTAATCCTAGGGTTACATCAGGTGCGTTAGCTGGTCCTAAAGGTTATGTAATCTCTTGGGTAGAGCGTGAGTTAAATGCACTTGGGTTTAGTGATGAGCAATTAATGGTTGGTGGCTACATAATAAAAACTACTCTAGTAAAAGAAGCTCAAGAAGCAGCAGTATTTGCAGTTAGTAAAGAAGCACCAGTTAAAGTGCCAGAAAATCTTCATATTGGCCTTGTCGCAATTAAACCTGGTACCGGTGAGATATTGGCAATGTATGGTGGGCAAGATTATTTAAAGTATCAATTTAATGCTGCCACACAAGGAATTACCTCCGGTGGATCATCATTTAAAGCCTTCTCACTAGTTGCAGCCCTTGAGCAAGGAATACCGTTATCTTCAATTTGGAATGGTGATTCACCTAAAGTTTATGATGATGGAATAGGCCGGCCATATCCAGTTAATAATTACGGTGGTGAAAGCTGGGGCAATCTTGATCTACTTACTGCGACTGAAAAGTCTGTTAACACAATCTATGTTCCACTTGGCATGAAAGCAGGGTTAGAAAAAGTTGTAGATGTTGCTCGCCGTGCTGGTATTCCAGAGTCAGTTGAAATGGTGGCATCTCCATCAGTTTCATTAGGAGCTGCAAGTCCACATGTGATTGATTTAGCAAATGCCTATGCAACCTTTGCAGCGCAAGGAGTTTATGCAAAACCTTTTATTATTAATGAAGTTCAAGGACCAAATAAAGGAATCTTGTATCAGGGAAGAATTCAAGCTCAAGAGGTATTTAGAAAAGATGTAATGGCAGATTTAACTTATGCCTTTAGCAAAGTAACTACATCTGGCACTGCTGCAGTAGTGGGCGCCAGAGTTGGCAGACCTACTGCTGGCAAAACTGGAACATCAAATGACAACGCATCTGCTTGGTTTAACGGCTACACCCCAGAGGTTGCAGCCTCTGTTGCTTTTTATCGAGATGATGCTACTCAATCTTTAAATGGAATTGGTGGCTTAACATCTGTAACTGGTGGCTCCTTTCCAGCCCGAATTTGGGCAGAGTTTGTTAAAAAATACTTAGCTAAATCACTAATTCAAGAGTTTCCAGCCCCAGCTTTTATTGGTGGAACCGAGCCAGTTAACTTTATTAATGCAGTGCCAGAGATGGACCCAGCTTTAATCCCACCATCTCCTTCACCTTCACCTAAGAAAAAGAAGTAA
- a CDS encoding DUF5318 family protein, with protein sequence MLATMRSLVDYSLSKRRTLIALFQGAVSAMDACDADPYLRRAAKYHGELTNRSCPVCKERKIVDLRYAFGDQLGQYSGRIKNQDELVQMQSEYGEFRVYIVEICTHCHWNHLVESFLLGDGEYRKPPRKVATLADED encoded by the coding sequence ATGTTAGCCACCATGCGCTCTTTAGTTGACTACTCATTGAGTAAGCGCCGGACATTAATTGCACTCTTCCAAGGCGCAGTCAGTGCGATGGATGCCTGTGATGCTGATCCGTACTTAAGGCGAGCAGCTAAATATCATGGCGAGTTAACCAATAGAAGCTGTCCTGTTTGTAAGGAGCGAAAAATTGTTGATCTGCGTTATGCCTTTGGCGATCAACTCGGGCAATACTCAGGACGAATTAAGAATCAAGATGAGTTAGTTCAAATGCAAAGTGAGTATGGTGAGTTTCGAGTTTATATTGTTGAAATCTGCACTCATTGTCATTGGAATCACCTAGTGGAATCCTTTTTATTAGGAGACGGCGAATATAGAAAGCCACCACGAAAGGTTGCCACCTTAGCTGATGAGGATTAA
- a CDS encoding MFS transporter, whose translation MGIWPVASGSRLNRILTIRWIGQLTDGLFQSALASFILFSPERSPNAVAAALAFTVVLLPYSLIGPYVGTILDRFSRQRIIRNCNYIRAFDLLIIAWLVNNGSTGVVITLFVLVAFGVNRLILAGLSAGLPLLVKKEELITVNALAVTGGTIWVVIGGGVGIAIKNFVSATYSADFADSVVILLSAAFFTLAALSCYRLSKFDIGPTDNEGKSENQGLREMVEGFKILRTHSDALRGIFSVGIQRGGITALTLMALLLSRNNFNDPNDPDAGLAGFGVALAIAGIGIGLGAIISPFGVLRFGRHRWMRYLMFACIPPLVIYAFNINEFTMTASAFLVGLCGQGIKVTNDALVQSKISDGYRGRVFAFYDVAVNAGIITGAIGAALLLPDNGATYLLPVLIAVAYLFAATVLMRKANFAPSTK comes from the coding sequence ATGGGAATCTGGCCAGTGGCAAGTGGCTCAAGGTTAAATCGGATATTAACTATCCGTTGGATTGGCCAGTTAACAGATGGTTTATTTCAATCAGCGCTAGCCAGTTTTATCTTATTTTCCCCTGAGCGATCACCTAACGCAGTAGCTGCTGCTCTTGCTTTTACTGTGGTGCTACTGCCTTATTCATTAATTGGTCCCTATGTTGGAACCATCTTAGATCGCTTCTCTCGCCAGCGGATTATTAGAAATTGTAACTACATCAGAGCATTTGATCTATTAATTATTGCCTGGTTAGTAAATAACGGAAGTACTGGTGTGGTTATAACTTTATTTGTTTTAGTTGCATTTGGCGTGAACCGATTAATTTTAGCTGGCCTTTCAGCTGGCCTGCCATTGTTAGTTAAAAAGGAAGAATTAATCACAGTAAATGCGCTAGCGGTAACTGGTGGAACGATTTGGGTGGTAATCGGTGGTGGAGTAGGAATTGCAATTAAAAACTTTGTAAGTGCTACATATAGCGCAGATTTTGCAGACTCTGTTGTAATTTTATTATCAGCAGCTTTTTTTACACTTGCAGCTCTAAGTTGTTATCGATTAAGTAAATTTGATATTGGGCCAACTGATAATGAAGGTAAATCTGAAAATCAAGGATTACGAGAAATGGTTGAAGGATTTAAAATTTTGCGCACTCATTCTGATGCTCTGCGTGGAATATTTTCAGTTGGTATCCAGCGCGGTGGTATTACAGCGCTAACTCTTATGGCGCTGCTACTTTCACGAAATAACTTTAATGATCCAAATGATCCAGATGCTGGTTTAGCTGGCTTTGGTGTTGCGTTAGCAATTGCTGGAATTGGTATTGGTCTTGGCGCAATTATTTCACCTTTTGGCGTTTTAAGATTTGGCCGCCATCGTTGGATGCGCTATTTAATGTTTGCCTGTATTCCGCCATTAGTTATTTATGCGTTTAACATAAATGAATTTACTATGACAGCTAGTGCTTTTTTAGTTGGTTTATGTGGACAGGGAATTAAGGTCACTAATGACGCACTTGTTCAATCAAAGATTAGTGATGGGTACCGGGGAAGAGTTTTCGCTTTTTACGACGTTGCGGTAAATGCTGGAATTATTACTGGTGCAATTGGCGCTGCTTTACTTTTGCCAGATAATGGCGCAACATATTTGTTGCCAGTTTTAATTGCTGTCGCTTATCTTTTTGCAGCAACAGTATTAATGCGAAAAGCTAATTTTGCTCCTTCCACCAAGTAA
- a CDS encoding CCA tRNA nucleotidyltransferase has translation MKTPNKAAAELAITTLTKQAPAATSLATAFKAAGFKLALVGGPVRDAILGRLGNDLDFTTNAHPKESEKILKKWADSVWDIGAAFGTVAGKKGEITVEITTYRSENYEKDSRKPSVEFGENIEGDLSRRDFTINAMALELTTDEPTFIDLFNGVDDLENKIIKTPGKPSDSFTDDPLRMMRAARFMSQLNFAIDESVLVAIKEMAHRLSIISSERVRDEFIKIIMSDNPRLGISLLVECGLADIFLPEVPKLKLEIDEHHHHKDVYEHSLTVLEQAIALEERLGGANLTLRLAALLHDIGKPKTKALIAGGGVSFHHHEVVGAKMTKERLRTLRFDNHIVKDVGQLVFLHLRFHGYGSGEWTDSAVRRYVRDAAELLDHLHLLTRADCTTRNQKKAQLLANTYDQLEQRIKELMQQEELNKIRPDLTGEQIMQILNIKASPMVGKAYDFLLELRLENGPIGEDKAKEALLTWWKEQN, from the coding sequence GTGAAAACACCAAATAAGGCTGCCGCCGAACTTGCAATCACCACACTGACAAAGCAAGCACCGGCTGCAACCTCACTTGCAACCGCCTTTAAAGCAGCTGGATTTAAATTAGCGCTAGTTGGCGGGCCAGTACGGGATGCAATATTAGGCCGACTTGGTAATGATTTAGATTTCACAACTAACGCACACCCAAAAGAATCTGAAAAGATTTTAAAGAAATGGGCAGATTCTGTCTGGGATATCGGCGCAGCCTTTGGAACTGTTGCTGGAAAAAAAGGTGAAATAACTGTTGAGATTACAACTTACCGTAGTGAAAATTATGAAAAAGATTCTCGCAAACCTTCCGTTGAGTTTGGTGAAAATATCGAAGGTGATTTATCTCGCCGTGATTTCACAATTAATGCCATGGCACTTGAGTTAACAACGGATGAGCCAACATTTATTGATTTATTTAATGGCGTGGATGATCTTGAAAATAAGATAATTAAAACTCCAGGTAAGCCTTCAGATTCTTTTACCGATGATCCACTTCGAATGATGCGCGCAGCTAGATTTATGAGCCAATTAAACTTCGCAATTGATGAATCAGTATTAGTTGCAATTAAAGAGATGGCTCATAGATTATCAATTATCTCTAGTGAGCGAGTTAGGGATGAGTTTATAAAAATAATTATGAGCGATAATCCCCGCCTTGGAATTAGCTTATTAGTTGAATGCGGGCTAGCAGATATTTTTTTGCCAGAGGTTCCAAAACTAAAACTTGAAATAGATGAGCACCACCACCATAAAGATGTTTATGAGCACTCATTAACGGTGCTTGAGCAAGCAATTGCGTTAGAAGAAAGATTAGGTGGCGCTAACTTAACGCTACGCCTTGCCGCCCTCCTTCACGATATTGGTAAGCCAAAAACAAAGGCGCTAATAGCAGGAGGTGGTGTTTCATTTCATCATCATGAGGTAGTTGGGGCAAAGATGACAAAAGAACGGCTTCGAACCCTTAGATTTGATAATCATATTGTTAAAGATGTTGGGCAATTAGTTTTCCTACACCTTCGCTTTCATGGCTATGGAAGTGGGGAATGGACAGATTCTGCTGTGCGCAGATATGTCAGAGATGCAGCCGAGTTACTAGATCACTTACACCTATTAACAAGAGCTGATTGCACAACTAGAAATCAAAAAAAGGCGCAGCTACTCGCTAATACATATGATCAACTAGAGCAGCGGATTAAAGAGTTAATGCAACAAGAGGAGCTAAATAAAATACGGCCTGACTTAACGGGTGAGCAAATAATGCAAATTTTAAATATTAAAGCATCTCCGATGGTTGGTAAGGCGTATGACTTTTTACTTGAACTACGGTTAGAAAATGGCCCAATCGGTGAAGATAAGGCAAAAGAAGCTTTGCTTACTTGGTGGAAGGAGCAAAATTAG